In Candidatus Bathyarchaeia archaeon, the genomic window CCTCTTGGGTCGTTGCATCGGTCATCTTCTCCACGCCAACCACCAAGACCGAATCAGCGGCACCGGAGGCGATGAGCTGGCATCCCATGTGCACGGCCATCCCGCCCGATGCGCAAGCCGCCTCGATCTTCGCGGCCCCCGCGCCTTGGAGGCCGAGCGAATCCGCCACGAGGGCTCCCAGATGCTCTTGGTTCTGGAGATAGCCCGACATCATGTTCCCAACCAAGACGTAATCCACATCATAAAGCCCCACGTCCTCCATCGCCCTCAAGGAGGCCTCTACGGCCAAGTCCCTCAGGGCCTTATCCCAATGCTCCCCGACCTTCGTGCATCCTATGCCGATTATGGCGATTCTCCTCAAGCCGATCCCCTTGAATTGCGGATGAATTTCAAGTAGGCCCTATAATCGATGCAGACCTTCCTTGAGATTTGGTTCAGGAAGTCCCCCCTCTCGCGCTCCTTTATTGCGTCCTTCACCAAGAGGCTGAAGGAATCGCTCCCGGCCCCGCTCCCGAAGGTCGCCACCAATATCCTCTCGGATGGCTTCGCCACATCCAAGACCGCAATCAGGCCCAGCAATCCCGAAAGGGCCTCCACGTTGCCCGCCCTTGGGAGAAGGAACCCGGCCTCGATCTGCTCGGGTTTGAAGCCGAGCCTTTTGGCCAAGCCGGATGCGGACTTGGGATCATTTTGCGGCAATACTACGTGGTCGAAATCCTTAGGGCTTAGGCCGAGCCCGCTCAGGAGATCCTCCACGGAGGCCGTTACGCATTGGGCCAAGACCCTTTCGGCAAAGCGCCCGCTGTCCCTCCTCCGAGCCGACCCCCTCACCGACCAAACATCGAGCGCGTCTATCACCCAAGTCGAGCTTCCCTCAATTGAGGCTATTGAGCTATCGGTTTCGCGCCCGATCACAAAGGCGGCGGCCCCACAGGAGGAATATGCCGCACCCTCCTCCAAAGGCTCCAGCGGGATCGAGTCAGAACCGGCGGCTATGGCGAAATCCATCATCCCGCTGCCCACGAGCCCCAAGCATAGCTGAACGGCCTCGGAGCAGGATTTGCCTGAGAAGCTTATATCGGCCGCGAGGATCGCCCCTTCCATCCCCAAGGCCTTCGATAAAATGGTCCCAATGGGCTTTTCCAAATAGGGATTGGAGGAGGTTCCGCAGAGGATCGATCCGATCTTGCTCCTTTCAACGCCAGCCATCCTCAAAGCCTTCTCGATCGCCTCCTTCGCCATTGTCACGGCGTCTTCATCCGGGCCGCAGATCGCCTTCTCGAAATCTGGTGGGGGAGATCCATGGGCCAGTGGGAGGTCCCGGATCCTTATCCTGTACTTTGGCAGATAGGCCCCGAATCCCTCGATCCCCGTTCGGGTATGGGTCCTGAACAATCTAATAGCCCTCGATGGCCCTTATGCCCTCCTCGAAGGCCTTCAAATTGGCCTCCTCGGTCCCCTTTGGGACGTTCCTCCTTATCGATTCCTCCATCGCCCTCCTCGAGATCGGGGGCTTGGCAACCGCATAGAGGGCGCCCACCATGACGATGCTGAGCATATTTGGATTCCCAAGACTCTTAGCGATCCCAGTGCCGTCTATTATATAAACCCTCTCGGCCGAGGATCTTGCGGCCTCCATCATGGCCTCGTAATCCGGATATCTCTCCAAACCGATCCTTGAGGTGACCGGGAGGATCGGCTCACTATTGACGATTCCGAATCCCCCATCCCCCTTCAGATATTCGCAGTGTCTCAGGAACTCCATAGGCTCGAATCCGACTATCCCATCGGCCATCCCCTTGGGTATCAATGGCGAATGGATGCCTCGCCCAATCCTAATGTGGCTCACCACGATGCCCCCCCTTTGGGCCAGCCCCCTAGATTCGGCAATCCTCACGCTCAAGCCCTCCTCAACGGCCGCCTCCCCTATGATCGTCGATGATAAGATGACGCCTTGCCCGCCGACGCCTGCCAATATCACGTTGAGATTTTCCCTCATCATACCTCCACCTGGGCTATGGCCTTGGAGGGGCAGATCTGGGCGCATACGCCGCAACCCGTGCAGGAGTACTTATCTATGGATATCTTCCCATCCTCGATTGAGATTGCTGGGCATCCGAACTGGGATAGGCAGATCTTGCAGGCGGTGCACCTCGTCGGATCCACCGCGTACGGCCTCGGCCGCTCGCCCCTCCGCCTCAGCCTCCCCATCTCCCTGACCGCGCACTCATGCCTCGATACCACTACGGCCGGGCCTGGGAATTTTATCGCCGATTCTATCGCCTCTATCAGCTCCCCAACCTTGAAGGAATCAACGACCTTTACGAACTCAACCCCGCATGCCTTGCATATTTCCTCGACGTTCAATCTCCTAGTTTCCTCTCCCATTGCGTTCATCCCCGTTGCGGGATTGGGCTGGAAGCCTGTCATGGAGGTCCAGCTATTGTCGAATATCACGACCGTTATATTCGCATTATTATGAACGGCGTTTATCAACGGCGGGATGCCAGCATGGAAGAATGTCGATTCCCCTATAACCGCGACTATGGGTTCCTTCACCCCAGCCTTATAAAACCCGCATGCCATCCCTATGCTGGCCCCCATGCATATGCAAGTATCGTATCCATTGAGCGGCGGATATATTCCTTGGTTATAGCAACCCCTATCCCCAGCGATTATGCCCCCCTTATTGATCCTTCTCAAGGCTTGTTTAATCGAATAATAGCTGGCTCTGTGGGGGCAGCCGGCGCATAGGAAGGGAGTCCTCCTACCGATCTCCAGCTGAACTGCTTTCGGCTTGGCGAGGAGGCCGGGTCTTGGATTGCCCAAGCCGGCGATCTTGGAGATCGCGCCGGCCACGATGTCTGGATTAAGCTCCCATTGGAGGGGGATATGCCCGGTGGACCTGCCATAAACCTTGACCGGGATCCCCTCCGCTTGCGCTATCGCCTTAACGCCCTCCTCCGTTATCGGCTCTATCTCCTCAACCACCAAGCATTCCTTAAGGCCCCTCAGGAAGTTCGCCACGAGCCTCTTGGGGATCGGGTTCGCGGAGGAGAGCTTGAGGATCGGGGCCTCTATCCCGAGGATCCCGAGGGCCTCCTTGACGTATGAATAGTTCAACCCGTTGGCTATTATGCCGAAGTCCCCCCTTGGCCCCTCGATCCAATTGAGCGGGAAGCTCTCCATTGCCTCCGCGGCCTTCGCATATTGGTTATTTAGCCATAGATGCCTCTCCCTCGCGTGCGGCGCTATGACGGCATATCTCTTCGGATCCTTCTCGAACTTGGGCTCCCTATCCTTCCTTCGCATTTCCCCGAGCTCCACATCTCCTCTAGAATGGGATATTCGGGAGGTCAGCCTGACGACTATCGGCAATTGCAAGGACTCGGAGAGATCGAAGGCCATCGGTATTATCTTCCTAGCCTCGTCGGGATCCGATGGCTCGAGGCAGGGGACCTTCCCCATCTTGGAGTAGTATCTCGTATCCTCGGCGTTTTGGGAGCTATGGGGATGGGGATCGTCGGAGACGACTACGACCAACCCGCCATTAACTCCCGTGTAAGCTGAAACCAAGAAGGCATCGGAGATCCAATTGAAGCCCAAATGCTTGCAGGCCATCAAGGCCCTAATGCCGGAGAGCGATGCTGCGAACGCGACCTCGAAGGCGACTTTCTCATTTATGGACCATTCCGCATAAATGCCGACCTTCTTGGCAACCGCGGCTATGGAGCTGAGGATCTCAGAGGCAGGGGTCCCTGGATAAGATGTCGCGACCTTCACGCCCGCCTCTATCGCTCCGCGCGCCACCGCGCCATTCCCGGTCATCAGGACCCTCTTGCCCATGGAATCGAGCGTAAGGTAATCGGTTTCCATTTAAGTGCCCCTTCTTTTTTCAAAGATTCGCCGCCTATTGCAGGCTATTGAAAAATAAATCTTCCGATATATGTCAAATTTATATTGAACTGAAGCTAGGCGATGATTAACTTTAAATTGCCGAAGGATATGTAAGCCGCGAGGTCGGCGATCGGATGGGGCTCAAAATCCTTTCGCTGAATGGCATATTGGGATACGGTTATGCTGAAGTTTCCCTGAGAAACGGATTGGAGGAAGATCCGGACGTAATAGGCGTCGATGCCGGATCGACCGATCCGGGGCCCTACTACCTCGGGGCCGGGGTTTCCTTCACATCCAGGGCCGGCGTAAAGAGGGATTTGGAGCTGGCCCTCCCGGAGGCTGTGGAGAGGGGGATCCCCTTCATAATAGGTACCGCCGGCGGCTCAGGGGGTGAGCCCCACATCGAATGGAATAAGAGGATAATAGAGGAAATCGCCGAAGAAAAGGGATTGAAGTTTAGGATGGCCGTTATACACTCGGAGATAGGGAAGGATTACCTCAAGGAGAAAATCAGGAGGGGTGAGGTGAAGCCCTTGGGTCCGATAAAGGAGCTCGAGGAGAGGGACGTCGATGAGGCCGTCAGGATAGTTGGGCAGATGGGATCCACTCCCTATATCGAGGCCCTGAGGGGCGGAGCCGAGGTCATATTGGCCGGGAGGTCCTGCGATACGGCGATATTTGCCGCGTTGCCATTGATGAAGGGCTACGATCC contains:
- a CDS encoding indolepyruvate oxidoreductase subunit beta, with protein sequence MMRENLNVILAGVGGQGVILSSTIIGEAAVEEGLSVRIAESRGLAQRGGIVVSHIRIGRGIHSPLIPKGMADGIVGFEPMEFLRHCEYLKGDGGFGIVNSEPILPVTSRIGLERYPDYEAMMEAARSSAERVYIIDGTGIAKSLGNPNMLSIVMVGALYAVAKPPISRRAMEESIRRNVPKGTEEANLKAFEEGIRAIEGY
- the iorA gene encoding indolepyruvate ferredoxin oxidoreductase subunit alpha, with product METDYLTLDSMGKRVLMTGNGAVARGAIEAGVKVATSYPGTPASEILSSIAAVAKKVGIYAEWSINEKVAFEVAFAASLSGIRALMACKHLGFNWISDAFLVSAYTGVNGGLVVVVSDDPHPHSSQNAEDTRYYSKMGKVPCLEPSDPDEARKIIPMAFDLSESLQLPIVVRLTSRISHSRGDVELGEMRRKDREPKFEKDPKRYAVIAPHARERHLWLNNQYAKAAEAMESFPLNWIEGPRGDFGIIANGLNYSYVKEALGILGIEAPILKLSSANPIPKRLVANFLRGLKECLVVEEIEPITEEGVKAIAQAEGIPVKVYGRSTGHIPLQWELNPDIVAGAISKIAGLGNPRPGLLAKPKAVQLEIGRRTPFLCAGCPHRASYYSIKQALRRINKGGIIAGDRGCYNQGIYPPLNGYDTCICMGASIGMACGFYKAGVKEPIVAVIGESTFFHAGIPPLINAVHNNANITVVIFDNSWTSMTGFQPNPATGMNAMGEETRRLNVEEICKACGVEFVKVVDSFKVGELIEAIESAIKFPGPAVVVSRHECAVREMGRLRRRGERPRPYAVDPTRCTACKICLSQFGCPAISIEDGKISIDKYSCTGCGVCAQICPSKAIAQVEV
- a CDS encoding hydroxymethylglutaryl-CoA synthase; the encoded protein is MFRTHTRTGIEGFGAYLPKYRIRIRDLPLAHGSPPPDFEKAICGPDEDAVTMAKEAIEKALRMAGVERSKIGSILCGTSSNPYLEKPIGTILSKALGMEGAILAADISFSGKSCSEAVQLCLGLVGSGMMDFAIAAGSDSIPLEPLEEGAAYSSCGAAAFVIGRETDSSIASIEGSSTWVIDALDVWSVRGSARRRDSGRFAERVLAQCVTASVEDLLSGLGLSPKDFDHVVLPQNDPKSASGLAKRLGFKPEQIEAGFLLPRAGNVEALSGLLGLIAVLDVAKPSERILVATFGSGAGSDSFSLLVKDAIKERERGDFLNQISRKVCIDYRAYLKFIRNSRGSA